The following proteins are co-located in the Arcobacter sp. LA11 genome:
- the coaBC gene encoding bifunctional phosphopantothenoylcysteine decarboxylase/phosphopantothenate--cysteine ligase CoaBC, protein MLLKDKNILVAVTASIAIYKSLELIRLYIKAGANVKVIMTDSSKKFIAPITFEAISQNKVLDEETESWDKDSDYNHIDIGKWADVFVIAPASANTINKFANGIADNLLTQTVLAYPNIKLIAPAANTNMLNNPITQESLNKLKVCNFKIVSSQVKELACKDVGDGAMAEPEEIFYTTARQLLKDDYWNSRKVVLSGGGTIEKIDDVRYVSNFSSGKMASSMALSLYLKGADVCLVSTRGYESLPKEINVIPVQSSAQMYENLVASIQIAKKDSKRKPFLFMIAAISDYLPTTPQDGKLKKDMLGSFWKLDLKQNIDILSSLDKDNLISIGFKAEMDETMALSNAQNMLEKKKLDGVCLNILDDKNSFGSDSNEIELILKENSYKFNGEKIKISCDILDTLKGEFKEYE, encoded by the coding sequence ATGTTACTAAAAGATAAAAACATATTAGTTGCAGTTACTGCTTCAATAGCAATTTATAAAAGTTTAGAATTAATTAGACTATACATAAAAGCAGGGGCTAATGTAAAAGTTATTATGACTGATAGTTCAAAAAAATTTATAGCACCAATTACATTTGAAGCAATTTCTCAAAACAAAGTATTAGATGAAGAGACTGAAAGTTGGGATAAAGATTCAGATTATAATCATATAGATATTGGAAAATGGGCAGATGTTTTTGTAATTGCTCCTGCTAGTGCTAATACAATTAATAAATTTGCAAATGGTATTGCAGATAATCTTTTAACACAAACTGTACTTGCTTATCCTAATATAAAATTGATTGCACCAGCAGCAAATACAAATATGTTAAATAATCCAATTACGCAAGAGAGTCTTAATAAACTAAAAGTTTGTAACTTTAAAATTGTTTCATCACAAGTAAAAGAATTAGCTTGTAAAGACGTTGGTGATGGTGCAATGGCTGAACCAGAAGAGATATTTTATACCACAGCTAGGCAGTTACTTAAAGATGATTATTGGAATAGTAGAAAAGTAGTATTAAGTGGTGGAGGAACAATTGAAAAAATAGATGATGTAAGATATGTGTCAAATTTCTCTTCTGGAAAAATGGCATCTTCTATGGCTTTATCTTTATATTTAAAAGGTGCGGATGTTTGTTTGGTAAGCACTAGAGGATATGAGAGTTTACCAAAAGAGATAAATGTTATTCCTGTCCAAAGTAGTGCTCAAATGTATGAAAATTTAGTTGCTTCAATTCAAATTGCAAAAAAAGATTCTAAAAGAAAACCTTTTTTATTTATGATTGCAGCAATTAGTGATTATTTACCAACTACTCCTCAAGATGGAAAATTAAAAAAAGATATGCTTGGTTCATTTTGGAAACTTGATTTAAAACAAAACATAGATATTTTAAGTTCATTGGATAAGGATAATCTTATTTCAATTGGTTTTAAAGCCGAAATGGATGAAACTATGGCCTTATCAAATGCTCAGAATATGTTAGAAAAAAAGAAACTTGATGGAGTTTGTTTAAATATTTTAGATGATAAAAACTCATTTGGTTCAGATTCAAATGAAATAGAATTGATTTTAAAAGAGAATAGCTATAAGTTTAATGGAGAGAAAATTAAAATCTCTTGTGATATTTTAGATACTTTAAAAGGTGAATTTAAAGAATATGAGTGA
- the glmU gene encoding bifunctional UDP-N-acetylglucosamine diphosphorylase/glucosamine-1-phosphate N-acetyltransferase GlmU codes for MFNKSIIILAAGAGTRMKSKLPKVLHKISGKAMLYYSIKEALELSDDITVVLFHQASKVKAEMEKYFTGINYVIQDHENYPGTGGAVMGITPKYDQVLVLNGDMPLIQADELKKFNLDATIVMSVLELESADGYGRVIIENGSVKKIVEQKDANEQELAVTTANAGIYQFDTKFLLENLPNLSNDNAQAEYYITDLIEMAITQGKVLKPLAVNEENFKGVNSKVELADAEVIHQNRLKHEFLKAGVIMRLPDTIYIEEGVSIEGESILENGVTLLGNTKIINSHIKTNSIVEDSVIEDSDVGPMARVRPGSILNETHIGNFVETKKAKLTGVKAGHLSYLGDCEIDEGTNIGCGTITCNYDGINKYKTIIGKNVFVGSDTQFVAPVTIEDNSLIGAGSTVTQNVKDGQLYTTRAKKRTVDGYFYKHFENKN; via the coding sequence ATGTTTAATAAATCAATTATTATTTTAGCAGCAGGTGCTGGTACAAGAATGAAATCTAAATTACCAAAAGTATTACATAAAATTTCTGGTAAAGCAATGTTATATTATTCAATAAAGGAAGCCTTAGAACTAAGTGATGATATTACAGTGGTTCTTTTTCATCAAGCTTCAAAAGTGAAAGCAGAAATGGAAAAATATTTTACTGGTATTAATTATGTGATCCAAGACCATGAAAATTACCCTGGAACTGGTGGTGCAGTTATGGGAATAACTCCAAAATATGACCAAGTATTAGTTTTAAATGGTGATATGCCTTTAATTCAAGCAGACGAACTTAAAAAGTTTAATTTAGATGCAACAATTGTTATGTCAGTTCTTGAACTTGAAAGTGCAGATGGATATGGAAGAGTGATTATTGAGAATGGTTCTGTTAAAAAGATTGTTGAACAAAAAGATGCAAATGAGCAAGAATTAGCAGTTACAACTGCAAATGCTGGTATTTATCAATTTGACACAAAATTTTTACTAGAGAATCTTCCAAATCTTTCAAATGACAACGCTCAAGCAGAATATTATATTACAGATTTAATTGAAATGGCAATTACTCAAGGAAAAGTTCTAAAACCACTTGCTGTAAATGAAGAGAATTTTAAAGGGGTTAATTCAAAAGTTGAATTAGCTGATGCAGAGGTTATTCATCAAAATAGATTAAAACATGAGTTTTTAAAAGCTGGTGTAATTATGAGATTACCTGATACTATTTATATAGAAGAAGGTGTTTCTATTGAAGGAGAGTCTATTTTAGAAAATGGAGTTACACTTTTAGGAAATACAAAAATCATAAATTCTCATATAAAAACAAATTCAATAGTAGAAGATTCAGTTATTGAAGATTCTGATGTTGGACCAATGGCTAGAGTAAGACCCGGAAGTATTTTAAATGAAACACATATTGGTAACTTTGTTGAAACAAAAAAAGCAAAGTTAACTGGTGTAAAAGCAGGGCATTTGTCATATCTTGGCGATTGTGAAATTGATGAAGGAACAAATATAGGTTGTGGAACAATTACTTGTAATTATGATGGTATTAATAAATATAAAACAATTATAGGTAAAAATGTGTTTGTAGGTTCTGATACACAGTTTGTAGCTCCTGTAACTATTGAAGATAATAGTTTAATAGGTGCAGGTTCAACTGTAACTCAAAATGTAAAAGATGGTCAACTTTATACTACAAGAGCAAAAAAAAGAACAGTAGATGGTTATTTTTATAAACATTTTGAGAATAAAAATTAA
- a CDS encoding ankyrin repeat domain-containing protein, whose translation MLGMFKTDGAESLHKELMKNYIDEKKIQELIDSGVNINRRDAKGRTLLFELSSKRRIESIKILIKNGIEINAEDNYGKTVLSEAVDKIDGMMIRFLLENGASINHINSSGRTVLQDAALEENEKVFQILMSKNPDLSLTDHYGRTVLFDAVEGGNLSIIKEVINNIDDINIVDNNGRSALFYSVLKENDLVTKFLISNGIDINIVDKKRQSALFNAVILGSNNISIIELLLEKGIKLNIKDYAEKTILDEILKILAIVKSSDEKIEGKYRLANKERNYLKLTGLLIDNGLAIDRTDSDGKTVLYKEVERENYDTIDFLIASGADVNTQDKDGKTVIFDAVLKGPSNMEMIDHLISKGADIDHQDFNERTIVDDLAEAVLITQNNKKPSSKRFLDLVEGEDYFALLKKVLIFKPKINYPKKDGKTVLFDLVIQNNIELIKLVVNAGADLNVIDNDKNTPLSYMIDDGLKITHQKEKESFLERLVFLLKFRIDVNTIDKEGRTIFHKSVMANDLEVVEKLLTKKTNLDIKDKQGRTALHHTQWKGNYKIARLLITAGANINEADYAGFTILNYAAILGHTKLVVVLILSGVLMYNRNKKSKSVAKFFKERESNLDTLLDANITDSKMRRAIEEVTENLKNEINETLEG comes from the coding sequence ATGTTAGGTATGTTCAAAACAGATGGCGCAGAGTCTTTACATAAAGAACTAATGAAGAACTATATTGATGAAAAGAAAATTCAGGAATTAATTGACAGTGGTGTAAATATAAATAGAAGAGATGCAAAAGGTCGAACTCTATTATTTGAACTATCCTCTAAAAGAAGAATAGAATCTATTAAAATTTTAATTAAAAATGGTATTGAAATTAATGCTGAAGATAATTATGGAAAAACTGTATTGTCTGAAGCTGTTGATAAAATTGATGGTATGATGATAAGATTCTTACTTGAAAATGGGGCTTCAATAAATCATATTAATTCATCAGGAAGAACTGTACTTCAAGATGCTGCTTTAGAAGAGAATGAAAAAGTTTTTCAAATTCTTATGTCAAAAAATCCTGATTTATCTTTAACTGATCATTATGGGAGAACAGTTTTATTTGATGCAGTTGAAGGTGGAAACTTATCAATTATAAAAGAGGTAATAAATAATATCGATGATATTAATATTGTAGATAATAATGGACGAAGTGCGTTGTTTTATTCAGTATTAAAGGAAAATGATTTAGTAACAAAATTTTTAATATCAAATGGAATTGATATTAATATTGTAGACAAAAAGAGACAAAGTGCCCTTTTTAATGCAGTGATTTTAGGCTCAAATAATATTTCTATAATTGAATTACTTTTAGAAAAAGGTATAAAGTTAAATATTAAAGATTATGCAGAAAAAACTATATTGGATGAAATATTAAAAATTTTAGCAATTGTAAAATCTTCTGATGAAAAAATAGAAGGAAAATATCGTCTTGCAAATAAAGAACGGAATTATCTTAAATTAACTGGACTTTTAATAGATAATGGTTTAGCAATAGATAGAACTGATTCTGATGGTAAAACTGTTTTATATAAAGAAGTTGAAAGAGAAAACTATGACACGATAGATTTTTTAATTGCTTCAGGTGCGGACGTTAATACTCAAGATAAAGATGGAAAAACAGTTATCTTTGATGCCGTATTAAAAGGTCCTTCAAATATGGAAATGATAGATCATCTTATCTCTAAAGGTGCAGATATTGATCATCAAGATTTCAATGAAAGAACTATTGTAGATGATTTAGCAGAAGCAGTTTTAATTACACAAAATAATAAAAAACCAAGTTCAAAAAGATTTTTAGATTTAGTAGAAGGTGAAGATTATTTTGCTTTATTAAAAAAGGTTTTAATTTTTAAACCTAAAATTAATTACCCTAAAAAAGATGGGAAAACAGTACTTTTTGATTTAGTGATTCAAAATAATATTGAGTTGATTAAACTTGTTGTTAATGCAGGTGCAGATTTAAATGTTATTGATAACGATAAAAATACGCCACTTTCATATATGATTGATGATGGATTAAAGATAACTCATCAAAAAGAGAAAGAGTCTTTTCTTGAAAGACTTGTATTTTTATTAAAGTTTAGGATTGATGTAAATACTATTGATAAAGAAGGAAGAACAATTTTCCATAAGTCAGTTATGGCTAATGATTTAGAAGTAGTTGAAAAACTTTTAACGAAAAAAACTAATCTAGATATAAAAGACAAACAAGGAAGAACAGCCCTTCACCATACTCAATGGAAAGGTAATTATAAAATTGCAAGACTTCTTATTACTGCTGGTGCGAATATAAATGAAGCTGATTATGCAGGGTTTACGATTTTAAATTATGCTGCAATTTTAGGACATACAAAATTAGTAGTGGTTTTAATTTTATCTGGTGTTTTAATGTATAACCGAAATAAAAAAAGCAAATCTGTAGCCAAATTTTTTAAAGAAAGAGAAAGTAATTTAGATACTCTTTTAGATGCAAATATTACAGATAGCAAAATGAGAAGAGCTATTGAAGAAGTTACTGAGAACTTAAAAAATGAAATAAATGAAACTTTAGAGGGATAG